One Rhizobiales bacterium GAS188 DNA window includes the following coding sequences:
- a CDS encoding urease subunit beta/urease subunit gamma/beta yields the protein MTNQPLIPGEIIAAEGDLVLNEGRETLTLSVANGGDRAIQVGSHYHFFETNPGLKFDRAKAKGFRLDIPAGTAVRFEPGQTREVRLVAIAGTRTVYGFRGDVMGKIAT from the coding sequence ATGACCAACCAACCCCTGATCCCGGGCGAGATCATCGCCGCCGAAGGTGACCTCGTGCTGAATGAGGGCCGCGAGACGCTGACGCTGTCGGTCGCCAATGGCGGTGATCGGGCGATCCAGGTCGGCTCGCATTACCATTTCTTCGAGACCAATCCCGGCCTCAAATTCGATCGGGCCAAGGCCAAGGGATTCCGGCTCGACATCCCGGCCGGCACGGCGGTGCGCTTCGAGCCAGGCCAGACCCGCGAGGTGCGCCTCGTCGCTATCGCCGGCACCAGGACCGTCTATGGATTCCGCGGCGACGTGATGGGCAAGATTGCCACTTAA
- a CDS encoding D-alanyl-D-alanine carboxypeptidase (penicillin-binding protein 5/6) yields the protein MRPAWPKTLFAGLLAALFLACAPAYAADTIQIAAQQALLMDAASGTILFEKNARTPMVPASLAKLMTAEMVFDQIKQGKLTLDQDFVISENAWRKGGAPSGGSTMFAAIHSHVSIADLISGLIVLSGNDAAIALAEGIAGGEFALGEMMTRHAKEIGLTASTFRNATGADDPDQRSTALDLALLARHVILTYPELYKYFGQKEFTWNKIRQLNRNPLLTMDIGADGLNTGRIDEPGIGLVGSAVQGGQRLIVVINGAATPKDRAAEGRKLLEYGFRAFEGQDLFPEGAVITQASVYGGAKSTVDLRADGPVRVVTQRGGRERLSAKLLYQGPLMPPVAAGMKVGVLRVYEGEASILEVPLFAAESVGQGDLARQAQDALLEAGSGAIRRLLKR from the coding sequence ATGCGTCCAGCCTGGCCAAAGACGCTCTTCGCGGGGCTGCTGGCCGCGCTCTTCCTCGCCTGCGCACCCGCATACGCGGCCGACACCATCCAGATCGCGGCGCAGCAGGCCCTGTTGATGGATGCCGCGAGCGGCACGATCCTGTTCGAGAAGAACGCCCGCACCCCGATGGTGCCGGCGAGCCTCGCCAAGCTGATGACGGCCGAAATGGTGTTCGATCAAATCAAGCAGGGCAAGCTGACGCTCGACCAGGATTTCGTGATTTCGGAGAATGCCTGGCGCAAGGGTGGGGCGCCTTCGGGCGGCTCGACGATGTTTGCCGCCATCCACAGCCATGTGTCGATCGCCGACCTGATCTCGGGTCTCATCGTCCTGTCCGGCAATGATGCGGCGATCGCGCTCGCCGAGGGGATCGCCGGCGGCGAGTTCGCCCTTGGCGAGATGATGACACGCCACGCGAAGGAGATCGGCTTGACCGCCTCGACCTTCCGCAATGCGACCGGCGCCGACGATCCCGATCAACGCAGCACGGCGCTCGATCTCGCGCTCCTCGCCCGGCATGTGATCTTGACCTATCCGGAGCTTTACAAATATTTCGGCCAGAAGGAGTTCACCTGGAACAAGATCCGCCAGTTGAACCGCAACCCGCTGTTGACGATGGATATCGGCGCCGACGGCCTCAATACCGGCAGGATCGACGAACCGGGAATCGGGCTCGTCGGCTCGGCGGTGCAGGGCGGCCAGCGCCTGATCGTGGTCATCAATGGCGCCGCGACCCCCAAGGACAGGGCGGCCGAGGGGCGAAAGCTGCTCGAATACGGCTTCCGCGCTTTCGAGGGACAGGATCTCTTCCCCGAGGGCGCGGTCATCACCCAGGCGAGCGTCTATGGCGGGGCGAAATCCACGGTCGATTTGCGCGCCGACGGGCCGGTCCGCGTGGTGACGCAGCGCGGCGGCCGCGAGCGGCTGAGCGCCAAGCTCCTCTATCAGGGGCCTTTGATGCCGCCCGTGGCAGCCGGCATGAAGGTCGGGGTGCTGCGCGTCTATGAGGGGGAGGCGTCGATCCTGGAGGTGCCGCTCTTCGCCGCGGAATCGGTCGGGCAGGGAGATCTCGCCCGGCAGGCCCAGGACGCGCTGCTCGAAGCGGGCTCCGGCGCCATCCGCCGCCTGCTGAAGCGGTGA
- a CDS encoding urease accessory protein, with the protein MPAASRPRPTIPAALRAQGLIEATFMRGPDGRTLAASLEEGGGYRMRFRRRHARRAPRQQVPREQPPCEGAVINTGGGMAGGDSLRIRVTAEEATNVVLSTPAAERVYGSAGPDTTVDIALRLAAGARLAWLPQETILFGGARLARRLEVEMVGSATLILAEAAIFGRAAMGETLGKGLFADRWRIRRDGCLMHAEQTRLDGPIAELLARKAIGDGARAVATAAIISPDAEDRIDAARAALLGAGSECGVSAWKGMLLARFAAQDPALLRADLVRFLLVAMRGELPRLWALGRDMATRRGPDAVEDMSASMPECDDTVRRQKHCGTGGQI; encoded by the coding sequence ATGCCCGCCGCCTCCCGCCCCCGCCCGACGATCCCCGCCGCGCTGCGGGCGCAAGGCCTGATCGAGGCGACCTTCATGCGCGGGCCGGACGGCAGGACGCTAGCTGCCTCGCTGGAGGAGGGCGGGGGCTATCGAATGCGCTTCCGGCGGCGCCATGCGCGCCGAGCCCCTCGCCAACAAGTCCCTCGCGAACAACCCCCTTGCGAAGGGGCCGTGATCAATACGGGCGGCGGGATGGCGGGCGGCGACAGCTTGCGCATCCGCGTCACCGCCGAGGAGGCGACCAATGTCGTTCTCTCGACGCCGGCGGCCGAGCGCGTCTATGGCTCGGCGGGGCCCGACACGACGGTCGACATCGCGTTGCGGCTTGCGGCCGGCGCGCGGCTCGCCTGGCTGCCGCAGGAGACCATCCTGTTCGGCGGCGCGCGGTTGGCGCGGCGCCTCGAGGTCGAGATGGTTGGCAGCGCGACCCTCATCCTCGCCGAGGCCGCGATCTTCGGTCGTGCCGCCATGGGCGAGACACTGGGCAAAGGCCTGTTCGCCGATCGCTGGCGCATCCGCCGCGACGGATGTCTCATGCATGCCGAGCAAACGCGTCTCGACGGGCCCATCGCCGAGCTCCTGGCGCGCAAGGCAATCGGCGATGGGGCGAGGGCGGTCGCGACCGCAGCGATCATCTCGCCCGATGCCGAGGATCGCATCGATGCGGCGCGCGCCGCTCTTCTCGGCGCCGGCAGCGAATGCGGCGTCAGCGCCTGGAAGGGCATGCTGCTGGCGCGCTTTGCGGCGCAGGACCCAGCTCTGTTGCGCGCCGATCTGGTGCGCTTCTTGCTTGTCGCGATGCGGGGAGAGCTGCCGCGCCTCTGGGCTCTCGGCCGCGACATGGCGACGAGACGCGGTCCGGATGCGGTTGAAGACATGTCGGCTTCGATGCCAGAGTGCGATGATACGGTGAGAAGGCAAAAACACTGTGGGACGGGAGGACAAATTTGA
- a CDS encoding urease. Metallo peptidase. MEROPS family M38 — translation MPVRFSRASYADMFGPTVGDKVRLADTELMIEVEKDFTTYGEEVKFGGGKVIRDGMGQSQMTRAEGAVDTVITNALILDHWGIVKADIGLRGGRIAAIGKAGNPDIQPGVDIIIGPGTEVIAGEGKIVTAGGFDTHIHFICPQQIEEALMSGITAMLGGGTGPATGTNATTCTPGPWHIEMMMRAADAFPMNLGFAGKGNASLPKGLVEQVEAGACSLKLHEDWGTTPAAIDCCLSVADDYDVQVMIHTDTLNESGFVEDTIRAFKGRTIHAFHTEGAGGGHAPDIIKVAGLPNVLPSSTNPTRPFTVNTLDEHLDMLMVCHHLDGSIPEDLAFAESRIRKETIAAEDILHDLGALAMMSSDSQAMGRVGEVIIRTWQTAHKMKLQRGPLPQDRGRDNDNFRAKRYVAKYTINPAIAHGVSKEIGSVEKGKLADLVLWSPAFFGVKPDLVIKGGMIVAAAMGDPNASIPTPQPVHYRQMFGAFASARTGTSLTFTSKAAVEKGLGAKWGLAKQLIAVENVRSGIGKRSMIHNDATPDISVNPETYEVRADGELLVCEPARELPMAQRYFLF, via the coding sequence ATGCCCGTGCGTTTCTCGCGCGCCTCCTATGCCGACATGTTCGGACCGACGGTCGGCGACAAGGTCCGCCTCGCCGATACCGAGCTGATGATCGAGGTCGAGAAGGATTTCACTACCTATGGCGAAGAGGTGAAATTCGGTGGCGGCAAGGTCATCCGCGACGGCATGGGCCAGTCGCAGATGACGCGAGCCGAGGGCGCGGTCGACACCGTGATCACCAACGCCCTGATCCTCGATCATTGGGGGATCGTGAAGGCCGATATCGGGCTCAGGGGCGGGCGCATCGCTGCGATCGGCAAGGCCGGCAATCCGGACATCCAGCCCGGTGTCGACATCATCATCGGGCCCGGCACCGAGGTGATCGCCGGCGAAGGCAAGATCGTCACGGCGGGCGGCTTCGACACCCATATCCACTTCATCTGCCCGCAGCAGATCGAGGAGGCGCTGATGTCTGGCATCACCGCCATGCTGGGCGGCGGCACGGGACCTGCGACCGGCACCAATGCCACGACCTGCACGCCCGGCCCCTGGCATATCGAGATGATGATGCGGGCGGCCGACGCCTTTCCGATGAATCTCGGCTTCGCCGGCAAGGGCAATGCCTCCTTGCCCAAGGGCCTCGTCGAGCAGGTCGAGGCCGGCGCCTGCTCGCTCAAGCTGCATGAGGATTGGGGCACGACGCCCGCCGCCATCGATTGCTGCCTCTCGGTCGCCGACGATTATGACGTGCAGGTGATGATCCATACCGACACGCTCAATGAAAGCGGCTTCGTCGAGGACACGATCCGCGCCTTCAAGGGACGCACCATCCACGCCTTCCATACGGAAGGGGCAGGGGGCGGGCATGCACCCGACATCATCAAGGTCGCGGGATTGCCGAATGTCCTGCCGTCCTCGACCAATCCGACCCGTCCCTTCACGGTGAACACACTCGACGAGCATCTCGACATGCTGATGGTGTGCCACCATCTCGACGGCTCGATCCCGGAGGATCTTGCCTTTGCCGAGAGCCGCATCCGCAAGGAGACGATCGCGGCCGAGGACATCCTCCACGATCTCGGCGCTCTCGCCATGATGTCGTCCGACAGCCAGGCCATGGGGCGGGTCGGCGAGGTCATCATCCGCACCTGGCAGACCGCCCATAAGATGAAATTGCAGCGCGGGCCGCTGCCGCAGGATCGGGGGCGCGACAACGACAATTTCCGGGCCAAGCGCTATGTCGCCAAATACACCATCAACCCGGCCATCGCGCATGGCGTGTCGAAGGAGATCGGCTCGGTCGAAAAGGGCAAGCTCGCCGATCTCGTCCTGTGGTCGCCCGCCTTCTTCGGGGTGAAGCCCGATCTCGTGATCAAGGGCGGCATGATCGTCGCGGCCGCCATGGGCGACCCCAACGCCTCGATCCCGACCCCGCAGCCCGTGCATTACCGGCAGATGTTCGGCGCCTTCGCCTCGGCCCGCACCGGCACCTCGCTGACCTTCACCTCGAAAGCTGCGGTCGAAAAAGGGCTCGGCGCCAAATGGGGCCTCGCCAAGCAGCTCATCGCCGTGGAGAATGTGCGCTCGGGGATCGGCAAGCGCTCGATGATTCACAATGACGCGACGCCCGATATCAGCGTGAACCCGGAGACCTATGAGGTGCGCGCCGACGGCGAGCTGCTGGTGTGCGAGCCGGCAAGGGAATTGCCGATGGCGCAGAGGTATTTCCTGTTCTGA
- a CDS encoding methionyl-tRNA synthetase — protein MTKSKFYITTAISYPNGAPHIGHAYEAVATDAIARFKRIDGYDVFFLTGTDEHGLKMTQTAGKEGISPRALSDRNAPIFMAMCDKLAVSQDRFIRTTEPVHYESSQELWRRMQAAGDIYLDTYAGWYSVRDEAFYDESETKLGEGGVRFGPQGTPVEWTQEQTYFFRLSAYQERLLRHYESNPDFIGPDTRRNEVVSFVKRGLQDLSISRTTFTWGVPVPEQPDHVMYVWVDALTNYITGVGFPDETAPDWRYWPADLHIIGKDIVRFHAVYWPAFLMSAGIAPPKRVFGHGFLFNRGEKMSKSVGNVIDPFALADAYGADQLRYFFLREVAFGQDGSYSHDAIVNRINADLANDLGNLAQRSLSMIARNCDGRVPAPGELSEADATLLAEADALPQRVRAAMDQLALHVALADIWSVVASANRYFAAEEPWVKRKSAPERFATILHVTVETLRAIGIVTQPFIPGAAARLLDFIGVPQEKRLMQEIGSAGRLEAGRALPAPAPIFPRYVEADAAAEPANP, from the coding sequence ATGACAAAATCGAAGTTCTACATCACCACGGCGATCTCCTATCCCAACGGCGCGCCGCATATCGGCCATGCCTATGAGGCGGTGGCGACGGATGCGATCGCCCGTTTCAAGCGCATCGACGGCTATGACGTGTTCTTCCTGACGGGCACGGACGAGCACGGGCTGAAGATGACGCAGACCGCGGGCAAGGAAGGCATCTCGCCACGCGCGCTGAGCGACCGCAACGCGCCGATCTTCATGGCCATGTGCGACAAGCTCGCGGTGTCGCAGGACCGCTTCATCCGCACCACGGAGCCCGTCCATTACGAGTCCTCGCAAGAGCTGTGGCGCCGCATGCAGGCGGCAGGCGACATCTATCTCGACACTTACGCCGGCTGGTATTCGGTGCGCGACGAGGCCTTCTACGACGAGAGCGAGACGAAGCTCGGGGAGGGGGGAGTGCGCTTCGGCCCGCAAGGCACGCCGGTCGAATGGACGCAGGAGCAGACCTATTTCTTCCGCCTCTCCGCCTATCAGGAGCGGCTGCTGCGCCATTACGAGAGCAACCCCGACTTCATCGGGCCGGATACCCGCCGCAACGAGGTGGTGAGCTTCGTCAAGCGGGGCCTGCAGGACCTGTCGATCTCGCGCACCACCTTCACCTGGGGAGTGCCCGTGCCCGAGCAGCCGGACCATGTCATGTATGTCTGGGTCGATGCCCTGACGAATTACATCACCGGCGTCGGCTTCCCCGACGAGACGGCGCCGGACTGGCGCTATTGGCCTGCCGATCTGCACATCATCGGCAAGGACATCGTGCGCTTTCATGCCGTCTATTGGCCGGCCTTCCTGATGTCGGCCGGGATCGCGCCGCCGAAGCGAGTCTTCGGCCATGGCTTCCTGTTCAACCGCGGCGAGAAGATGTCGAAATCGGTCGGCAACGTCATCGACCCCTTCGCGCTGGCCGATGCCTATGGGGCCGATCAGCTGCGCTATTTTTTCCTGCGCGAGGTCGCCTTCGGCCAGGACGGCAGTTACAGCCACGACGCCATCGTCAACCGCATCAACGCCGATCTCGCCAATGATCTCGGCAACCTGGCGCAGCGCTCCTTGTCGATGATCGCGCGCAATTGCGATGGGCGCGTGCCGGCGCCGGGCGAGCTGTCTGAAGCCGATGCGACCCTGCTCGCCGAGGCGGACGCGCTGCCGCAGCGCGTGCGCGCCGCCATGGATCAGCTCGCTTTGCATGTGGCGCTCGCCGATATCTGGAGCGTGGTCGCTTCCGCCAACCGCTATTTCGCCGCCGAAGAGCCCTGGGTGAAGCGCAAATCCGCGCCCGAGCGCTTTGCGACCATCCTGCATGTGACGGTCGAGACGCTGCGCGCCATCGGCATCGTGACGCAGCCCTTCATTCCAGGCGCGGCCGCAAGGCTGCTCGACTTCATCGGCGTGCCGCAGGAGAAGCGTCTCATGCAAGAGATCGGAAGCGCGGGGCGGCTCGAGGCGGGGAGGGCGCTGCCGGCCCCTGCCCCGATCTTTCCCCGTTATGTCGAAGCCGACGCGGCAGCGGAGCCTGCGAATCCCTGA
- a CDS encoding anthranilate phosphoribosyltransferase, whose product MDAFKPILAKVATGQPLSAFEAQSAFDLLLSGEVTHAQAGAFLMGLRVRGETVEEITGAVEAMRARMLRIDAPPGAIDLVGTGGDQAGTWNISTLASLIVAACGVPVAKHGNRAASSKSGAADVLAALGVKVGLDKEGVERCLETAGIAFMFAPAHHASMRHVAAVRTEMGTRTLFNILGPMANPASVKRQLVGVFAKSWLRPVAETLMGLGSERVWVVCGSDGLDEITTTGPSHVVAIEDGAIREFEITPEQAGLAVADLEALKGAEAVVNAGAMMRVLAGEKTAFRDIGVLNAAAGLLIAGKTKDLAEGAGLAAKALDDGAVLETLRKLIAASNAT is encoded by the coding sequence ATGGACGCGTTCAAACCGATCCTCGCCAAGGTGGCGACCGGGCAGCCCTTGTCCGCGTTCGAGGCGCAGAGCGCTTTCGATCTCCTGCTCTCGGGCGAGGTCACGCATGCGCAGGCGGGCGCTTTCCTGATGGGATTGCGGGTGCGTGGCGAAACGGTTGAGGAGATCACCGGCGCCGTCGAGGCCATGCGGGCCCGCATGCTGCGCATCGACGCCCCGCCTGGCGCCATCGATCTCGTCGGCACGGGCGGCGACCAGGCCGGCACCTGGAACATCTCGACCTTGGCCTCCTTGATCGTTGCGGCTTGCGGCGTGCCGGTCGCCAAGCATGGCAATCGCGCCGCCTCGTCGAAATCGGGCGCCGCCGATGTGCTGGCGGCGCTCGGCGTCAAGGTCGGCCTCGACAAGGAGGGGGTGGAGCGCTGCCTCGAGACCGCCGGCATCGCCTTCATGTTCGCGCCGGCCCATCACGCCTCGATGCGCCATGTCGCGGCGGTGCGCACCGAAATGGGCACGCGCACTCTGTTCAATATTCTCGGTCCCATGGCCAACCCGGCAAGCGTCAAGCGCCAGCTGGTCGGCGTCTTCGCCAAGAGCTGGCTGCGGCCGGTCGCCGAGACGCTCATGGGCCTCGGCTCCGAGCGGGTTTGGGTGGTCTGCGGCTCGGACGGGCTCGACGAGATCACGACGACCGGGCCGAGCCATGTGGTGGCTATCGAGGACGGCGCCATCCGTGAATTCGAGATCACGCCCGAGCAGGCAGGGCTCGCTGTCGCCGATCTCGAGGCGCTCAAAGGTGCCGAAGCCGTCGTCAACGCCGGCGCCATGATGCGGGTGCTCGCCGGCGAGAAGACGGCCTTTCGCGATATCGGCGTGCTCAATGCCGCGGCCGGGCTGCTGATCGCCGGCAAGACCAAGGACCTCGCCGAAGGCGCGGGCCTTGCCGCCAAGGCGCTCGATGACGGGGCGGTGCTGGAGACGCTGCGCAAGCTGATCGCAGCTTCAAACGCGACATGA
- a CDS encoding thymidylate kinase, with protein MSARPGSALSGSFITFEGCDGSGKSTQVARLAAHLRDAGRDVVETREPGGSPRAEAIRALLLSGKASRFGAFAETMLFNAARADHLRTAIRPALERGAIVICDRFADSTRAYQGVLGEVSAELVLAAEDAVVGETRPELTIILDLPAELTLKRLAERGGPGTPDKFEADALAHHARLRQAYLDIAAQAPERCVVVSARRSIDQVAERIARLVDARLDRNKPKPPARRSKALMRG; from the coding sequence ATGTCCGCCCGCCCGGGATCTGCTCTCTCAGGATCGTTCATCACCTTCGAAGGCTGCGACGGATCTGGAAAGTCGACGCAGGTCGCCAGGCTCGCCGCTCACCTGCGCGACGCCGGGCGCGATGTCGTCGAGACACGCGAGCCCGGCGGCTCGCCGCGCGCCGAAGCCATTCGCGCGCTCCTCCTGTCCGGCAAGGCCTCGCGCTTTGGCGCCTTCGCCGAGACCATGTTGTTCAACGCGGCGCGCGCCGATCATCTGCGCACTGCCATCCGCCCGGCACTGGAGCGTGGCGCCATCGTCATCTGCGACCGCTTCGCCGATTCGACGCGCGCCTATCAGGGCGTGCTCGGCGAGGTGAGCGCCGAGCTGGTGCTCGCCGCCGAGGATGCGGTGGTGGGCGAAACCAGGCCTGAGCTCACGATCATCCTCGATCTGCCGGCCGAGCTGACGCTCAAGCGCCTGGCGGAGCGCGGCGGGCCCGGAACGCCCGACAAGTTCGAGGCTGACGCGCTTGCCCATCATGCGCGCTTGCGCCAAGCCTATCTCGACATCGCGGCGCAAGCGCCCGAACGCTGCGTCGTCGTCAGCGCCAGGCGCTCGATCGACCAGGTTGCCGAACGCATCGCGCGCCTTGTCGATGCGCGTCTCGATCGCAACAAGCCGAAGCCGCCGGCGAGGCGCTCCAAAGCCCTGATGCGCGGATGA
- a CDS encoding urease subunit gamma — protein MNLTPREKDKLLIAMAANVARRRLERGVKLNHPEAIALITDFVVEGARDGRSVSELMRDGAKVVKASQVMEGVAAMIHDVQVEATFPDGTKLVTVHDPIR, from the coding sequence TTGAATCTGACCCCGCGTGAGAAGGACAAGCTGTTGATCGCCATGGCCGCCAATGTGGCGCGCCGGCGCCTGGAACGCGGCGTCAAGCTCAACCATCCAGAGGCGATCGCCCTGATCACCGATTTCGTGGTCGAGGGGGCGCGTGACGGCCGCAGCGTCTCCGAGCTGATGCGCGATGGCGCCAAGGTGGTGAAGGCGAGCCAGGTGATGGAAGGGGTCGCCGCCATGATCCATGACGTGCAGGTCGAGGCGACCTTTCCGGACGGCACCAAGCTCGTCACCGTGCATGATCCGATCCGCTGA
- a CDS encoding rare lipoprotein A, with translation MNGAMSGINRAAPARSGLIVSNSVIWRSTSWAVVGRAVVGIGVSLMVANCASQQTAGNSGPGGIDPKYGVRASRRVYEDGEPIPKGGGQRLVGHAYSVAGRTYVPQDVTRYSVVGLASWYGSAFHGRLTANGEVFDRYSISAAHKTLPLPSYVRVTNIRNGRSIVVRVNDRGPYHANRVMDVSERVADVLDFRGMGTTQVQVDYLRPASIRGSDDRKLLATLRTDGNGAVLDGPGSVPVMVASADLTDAPQPSGPGAPIAAIASAMSSAVPSSRPAQSSVVAYNAPGSSSNSLTTITYSNGSSVASSKRAAAFAQPAAAQASDDDQPTEAVASTVVSNNMSARTTIAFAPLPPERPFALGVTTVAKTPRPGTVQPSIVQPSPAADGDEDEVIAPRPPVRPKQLATLFAPERLGDSEAFVPGNPFTGLKPQTFVRLRTP, from the coding sequence ATGAACGGAGCCATGAGTGGGATCAACCGCGCCGCACCGGCCCGATCGGGCCTGATTGTGTCGAATTCCGTGATTTGGCGTTCGACATCTTGGGCGGTCGTCGGGCGGGCGGTCGTCGGGATCGGCGTGTCCCTCATGGTTGCCAATTGCGCCTCGCAGCAGACGGCCGGCAATAGTGGGCCCGGCGGCATCGATCCCAAATACGGGGTGAGGGCGAGCCGGCGCGTCTACGAGGACGGCGAGCCGATCCCGAAGGGCGGCGGCCAGCGTCTCGTGGGACATGCCTATAGCGTCGCCGGCCGCACCTATGTGCCGCAGGACGTGACGCGTTATTCGGTGGTCGGGCTCGCCTCCTGGTATGGCTCGGCCTTCCATGGACGGCTGACCGCCAATGGCGAGGTGTTCGATCGCTATTCGATCAGCGCCGCCCACAAGACCTTGCCTTTGCCGAGCTATGTGCGCGTCACCAATATCCGCAATGGCCGCTCGATCGTGGTGCGCGTCAACGACCGCGGCCCCTATCACGCCAACCGGGTCATGGACGTCTCGGAGCGGGTGGCCGATGTCCTCGATTTCAGGGGCATGGGCACGACGCAGGTCCAGGTCGACTACCTGCGGCCGGCGAGCATCAGAGGTTCGGACGATCGCAAGCTGCTCGCCACCTTGCGCACCGACGGCAATGGCGCGGTCCTCGACGGGCCGGGCTCGGTGCCCGTCATGGTCGCCAGCGCCGATCTGACGGATGCGCCGCAACCCTCGGGGCCAGGCGCCCCGATCGCGGCGATCGCCTCCGCGATGTCGTCGGCGGTGCCGTCATCGCGTCCCGCGCAATCGAGCGTGGTCGCCTACAATGCTCCCGGCTCGTCGTCGAACTCCTTGACCACGATCACCTATTCGAATGGGTCGAGCGTTGCGTCCTCGAAGAGGGCAGCAGCGTTTGCTCAGCCGGCCGCCGCACAAGCGTCGGATGACGATCAGCCGACGGAAGCGGTCGCCTCGACGGTCGTCAGCAACAACATGTCGGCACGCACCACCATCGCCTTTGCGCCCCTGCCGCCAGAGCGGCCTTTCGCGCTCGGCGTCACCACGGTCGCCAAGACACCGCGCCCAGGGACTGTCCAGCCGAGTATTGTTCAGCCCAGCCCTGCCGCCGATGGGGACGAGGACGAGGTCATCGCGCCGCGTCCGCCGGTGCGGCCAAAGCAGCTCGCGACCTTGTTCGCTCCCGAGCGCTTGGGCGATTCGGAAGCTTTCGTTCCGGGCAATCCCTTCACGGGCTTGAAGCCACAGACCTTCGTGCGCCTGCGCACGCCCTGA
- a CDS encoding DNA polymerase III, delta prime subunit, whose product MAEPKDRTDNLPHPRERYRLVGHERAELAMLEALRSHRLAHAWLIGGPEGIGKASFAYRVARFVLDGRDPFARAEGASSLNIAPDAPVARRIAAAAHPDLFVLERTLGTSGKLRTEITVDDARRATSFLQTTSGEGGYKVLIVDVADELNRNAANALLKIIEEPPGRSLALLVAHVPARLPATILSRCRRLRLEPLTPAQIVEIVSDLPGIDATGPVIAEAAALAEGSVKRALMLMEERAVEFARLARDVLEAPPGAWRTAALKLAGKLGARAGEASYDIIFDAIFDWLQERANRLAVAADARAEGAARLWTEIEMRKREADTYNLDKRALVLTSLKEVAELAL is encoded by the coding sequence ATGGCCGAGCCCAAAGACAGGACCGATAATCTACCTCATCCGCGCGAGCGCTACCGGCTCGTCGGGCATGAACGTGCCGAGCTCGCCATGCTCGAGGCGCTGCGCTCGCACCGCCTCGCCCATGCCTGGCTGATCGGGGGGCCCGAGGGCATCGGCAAGGCGAGCTTCGCCTATCGGGTGGCGCGTTTCGTGCTCGATGGGCGCGATCCGTTCGCGCGCGCCGAAGGCGCTTCCTCGCTCAACATCGCGCCCGACGCGCCGGTGGCGCGGCGCATCGCCGCTGCTGCCCATCCCGATCTCTTCGTGCTCGAGCGCACGCTCGGCACGAGCGGCAAGCTGCGCACCGAGATCACCGTCGACGATGCGCGGCGCGCCACGTCCTTCCTGCAGACGACCAGCGGGGAGGGCGGCTACAAGGTGCTGATCGTCGACGTCGCCGACGAATTGAACCGCAATGCGGCGAATGCCCTCCTCAAGATCATCGAGGAGCCGCCCGGCCGTTCGCTCGCCTTGCTCGTCGCCCATGTGCCGGCGCGCCTGCCAGCCACCATCCTGTCGCGCTGCCGGCGATTGCGGCTCGAGCCGCTCACCCCGGCGCAGATCGTCGAGATCGTCTCCGATCTGCCGGGCATCGACGCCACGGGCCCGGTGATCGCAGAAGCGGCGGCGCTCGCCGAGGGCTCGGTCAAGCGTGCGCTGATGCTGATGGAGGAGCGGGCCGTGGAGTTCGCCCGCCTGGCGCGTGATGTCCTCGAGGCGCCGCCCGGGGCCTGGCGGACGGCCGCGCTCAAGCTCGCGGGCAAACTCGGCGCTCGCGCCGGCGAAGCCTCCTACGACATCATCTTCGATGCCATCTTCGACTGGCTGCAGGAGCGCGCCAACCGCCTCGCGGTCGCCGCCGACGCGCGTGCCGAGGGCGCGGCGCGTCTATGGACCGAGATCGAGATGCGCAAGCGCGAAGCCGACACATACAATCTTGACAAACGCGCCCTCGTCCTCACGTCTCTCAAGGAGGTGGCGGAGCTCGCGCTGTGA